From the Pomacea canaliculata isolate SZHN2017 linkage group LG4, ASM307304v1, whole genome shotgun sequence genome, one window contains:
- the LOC112562600 gene encoding uncharacterized protein LOC112562600 isoform X2 encodes MMSSTPSPTINHPPNPPNPPKPQKPETETSNPTHNSSVTVAVLICLAVLFVVVAVVAVFFWRRKRQADDVRKEHNPICLSAATNLHRRQDSFHVYDKLSYDNKRANINNASTAADNDNNDDYTYIDDPTINKDVVRLHHDRPVTTDGEHALTDPSVSGLEPDLSTTYTLARPIDNDIPGPQPPDYFSLEEREKKVCGEPAQYFTLEEKGEKNSAADTDTQQYFILEKRQEGEGGESVSKHMSSRSEVDYFVLEKDDGQELDCADVTSSDTSRDSSEEAEYCRLDPNSCLESDYTPLTRPPQPPDARGDNPYCLASHPE; translated from the exons ATGATGTCTTCGACTCCAAGTCCAACAATCAATCATCCACCGAATCCACCGAATCCACCGAAACCACAGAAACCAGAGACTG AGACCAGTAACCCAACACATAACAGCTCAGTGACGGTGGCAGTCCTCATCTGTCTAGCtgttctgtttgtggttgttgCGGTTGTTGCCGTGTTTTTCTGGAGAAGGAAACGACAAGCTGATGATGTCAG GAAAGAGCACAACCCCATCTGCCTCTCTGCTGCGACCAACTTACATCGTAGGCAGGACTCGTTCCATGTTTATGACAAACTGTCTTAT GACAATAAAAGAGCCAACATCAACAATGCTTCGACTGCAGCagacaacgacaacaacgatGACTACACCTACATCGATGACCCCACGATAAACAAGGACGTTGTCAGGCTGCACCACGACAGGCCGGTGACGACCGATGGTGAGCACGCACTCACTGACCCCTCTGTCAGCGGACTGGAACCTGACCTCTCCACCACCTACACACTCGCCCGACCCATAGACAACGACATTCCTGGCCCTCAGCCTCCCGACTATTTTAGTCTGGAGgagagggaaaagaaagtttgtggTGAGCCAGCCCAGTACTTTACTCTGGAGGAGAAAGGTGAGAAGAATTCAGCCGCGGACACCGACACCCAGCAGTACTTCATTCTGGAGAAAAGACAGGAAGGAGAGGGTGGAGAGTCCGTCTCCAAGCACATGTCCTCCAGGTCTGAAGTCGACTACTTTGTGCTGGAGAAGGACGATGGTCAAGAACTCGACTGCGCAGACGTGACGAGTAGTGATACATCACGTGATTCGTCGGAAGAAGCCGAGTATTGCCGACTGGATCCGAACAGCTGTCTGGAGTCTGACTACACTCCGCTGACTCGCCCTCCACAGCCTCCTGATGCCAGAGGCGACAACCCCTACTGCCTGGCCTCGCATCCCGAGTAA
- the LOC112562600 gene encoding uncharacterized protein LOC112562600 isoform X1, whose protein sequence is MSGEEEEFYSTSSTHMMSSTPSPTINHPPNPPNPPKPQKPETETSNPTHNSSVTVAVLICLAVLFVVVAVVAVFFWRRKRQADDVRKEHNPICLSAATNLHRRQDSFHVYDKLSYDNKRANINNASTAADNDNNDDYTYIDDPTINKDVVRLHHDRPVTTDGEHALTDPSVSGLEPDLSTTYTLARPIDNDIPGPQPPDYFSLEEREKKVCGEPAQYFTLEEKGEKNSAADTDTQQYFILEKRQEGEGGESVSKHMSSRSEVDYFVLEKDDGQELDCADVTSSDTSRDSSEEAEYCRLDPNSCLESDYTPLTRPPQPPDARGDNPYCLASHPE, encoded by the exons ATGAGTGGCGAGGAAGAAGAGTTTT ACTCTACCTCTTCAACTCATATGATGTCTTCGACTCCAAGTCCAACAATCAATCATCCACCGAATCCACCGAATCCACCGAAACCACAGAAACCAGAGACTG AGACCAGTAACCCAACACATAACAGCTCAGTGACGGTGGCAGTCCTCATCTGTCTAGCtgttctgtttgtggttgttgCGGTTGTTGCCGTGTTTTTCTGGAGAAGGAAACGACAAGCTGATGATGTCAG GAAAGAGCACAACCCCATCTGCCTCTCTGCTGCGACCAACTTACATCGTAGGCAGGACTCGTTCCATGTTTATGACAAACTGTCTTAT GACAATAAAAGAGCCAACATCAACAATGCTTCGACTGCAGCagacaacgacaacaacgatGACTACACCTACATCGATGACCCCACGATAAACAAGGACGTTGTCAGGCTGCACCACGACAGGCCGGTGACGACCGATGGTGAGCACGCACTCACTGACCCCTCTGTCAGCGGACTGGAACCTGACCTCTCCACCACCTACACACTCGCCCGACCCATAGACAACGACATTCCTGGCCCTCAGCCTCCCGACTATTTTAGTCTGGAGgagagggaaaagaaagtttgtggTGAGCCAGCCCAGTACTTTACTCTGGAGGAGAAAGGTGAGAAGAATTCAGCCGCGGACACCGACACCCAGCAGTACTTCATTCTGGAGAAAAGACAGGAAGGAGAGGGTGGAGAGTCCGTCTCCAAGCACATGTCCTCCAGGTCTGAAGTCGACTACTTTGTGCTGGAGAAGGACGATGGTCAAGAACTCGACTGCGCAGACGTGACGAGTAGTGATACATCACGTGATTCGTCGGAAGAAGCCGAGTATTGCCGACTGGATCCGAACAGCTGTCTGGAGTCTGACTACACTCCGCTGACTCGCCCTCCACAGCCTCCTGATGCCAGAGGCGACAACCCCTACTGCCTGGCCTCGCATCCCGAGTAA